A genome region from Solirubrobacter pauli includes the following:
- a CDS encoding immunoglobulin-like domain-containing protein produces MRHLLSTRAPRALGLAVAAALLTAAPATAQDLVAHYPFDETAGTTVNDRSGNGRDAAIVNGTTATVWNGGRGLTLPGGNGGTAPAVQLPNGLLAGLDDVTVAYDIRLSSTTQGPVFAFGRTADNGGTLTATPGSGTTPHQATVTGPGVAPLPQTAAAPVSLTPNTWIHVAVTLKGGDAATPGELRVYEDGALMTTNAAVTVRPRDLTSAAGFIGRSSTAAGQQFRGRIKDFRVYSKALAANEVRALSDASAPGNLAELAASVDLGDTSALTRNLSLPSAPGVAWSTSDAAVVTAQGEVTRPAAGDGDAHATLTATFTHRGLTDARTFPVTVKQRVAVAPGQLETGLVHFYKLDETDGTKLADSGSAGAAGDATLVNPDSARRTGAGLVLNPDRYADSLTGAHVKLPDDITAGMTEVSVDYDIRVDPANVGDHHLWSFGRKTGCEATANSAYAGSIFGSATGRLRTGLSATTPTTGASVQRSATYGLREGVWKHLTYTQQRNAGGTSWTGILYEDGVEIGRTTNLTVAPSVNAAGTNCNFLGRSQVPTHYALRGTLRNFRVYDRALTPDETIALSGLAGADGARADAAALDLGLTSAVVENLALPAFGSEAGSRISWSTSDPAVVTAKGVITRPARGRSAARATLTARLTKGHDVATRTIEITVPAEFDDPQAVARDHADLALAGLDDVRGHLTLPATGRFGSTITWAATPWVITPTGEVTRPAYGRPDVPVTLTATVTKGSATQAKTFTATVKAKPRAEDPERYFLGHFTGEGTADGEQLRFSISTGNSALDWVGLAGGRPSLVSQLGDQGLRDPFIIRSPEGDTFYMIATDLNWFNRNRDYQINDTQHIEVFESHDLVNWSPQRHVKVAPDNAGNAFAPEAYWDDSIQAYVVFWAQAMWRDPVNRTNPGNQQMWYTTTRDFRTFAPAKVWQDPYPLSRIDTTVIKVGAQYYRFTKNEAGNAGSDIFSEKHTDLRDADLSHWTPVAPGIGRPTWVANQGYEGPVVFKANPGDTACPSQFYFWADRYTNGGGYQLSCSADIEAPVWTPKTPRFTNTGTVRHGTVTPLTLREWNRVLGSPSPAVATTTELALSAPTVPQGDAVTATVTVRAADGYEVGGRVRLSAPGWEETVYVEDGVASASVPAGSATGTRAVKAEFLGHDVLTASEDIGSTFVTPKVTAPVGGTVPATLSLTLEGSADFGAFTPGVADEYTASTRATVTSSAGDAALAVSSATLANGPFRLAHPVEVAPERTAWAGPVSNDTFAVAFKQRIDAAEALRTGRYRADVTFTLSTTTP; encoded by the coding sequence ATGCGCCACCTGCTGTCCACGCGTGCGCCGCGAGCCCTCGGGCTCGCGGTCGCCGCGGCGCTGCTCACCGCCGCGCCCGCCACCGCCCAGGACCTCGTCGCCCACTACCCGTTCGACGAGACCGCCGGCACGACGGTGAACGACCGCTCCGGCAACGGGCGCGACGCGGCCATCGTCAACGGGACCACCGCCACCGTCTGGAACGGTGGACGCGGGCTGACGCTGCCCGGCGGCAACGGCGGCACCGCACCCGCCGTCCAGCTGCCGAACGGCCTGCTCGCCGGCCTCGACGACGTCACCGTCGCGTACGACATCCGCCTCTCCAGCACCACCCAGGGTCCGGTGTTCGCCTTCGGGCGGACGGCGGACAACGGCGGCACGCTGACCGCGACGCCGGGCTCGGGCACCACGCCGCACCAGGCGACGGTCACGGGTCCGGGCGTCGCGCCGCTGCCCCAGACGGCCGCGGCGCCGGTGTCGCTGACGCCGAACACGTGGATCCACGTCGCCGTGACGCTCAAGGGCGGCGACGCCGCCACCCCCGGCGAGCTGCGCGTCTACGAGGACGGCGCGCTGATGACCACGAACGCGGCGGTGACGGTGCGGCCGCGTGACCTGACGTCGGCGGCCGGCTTCATCGGCCGCTCGAGCACCGCCGCCGGCCAGCAGTTCCGGGGCCGGATCAAGGACTTCCGCGTGTACTCGAAGGCGCTGGCGGCGAACGAGGTGCGCGCGCTCTCCGACGCGTCCGCTCCGGGCAACCTCGCCGAGCTCGCGGCGTCGGTCGACCTCGGCGACACGAGCGCGCTCACGCGCAACCTGTCGCTGCCGTCCGCGCCGGGCGTCGCCTGGAGCACCAGCGACGCCGCGGTGGTGACCGCGCAGGGTGAGGTCACGCGCCCGGCCGCCGGCGACGGCGACGCGCACGCGACGCTGACGGCGACCTTCACCCACCGCGGGTTGACGGACGCCCGGACCTTCCCCGTGACCGTCAAGCAGCGGGTGGCGGTCGCGCCCGGCCAGCTCGAAACGGGGCTCGTGCACTTCTACAAGCTCGACGAGACCGACGGCACCAAGCTCGCCGACTCGGGCTCGGCCGGCGCGGCCGGTGACGCGACCCTCGTCAACCCCGACAGCGCACGGCGCACGGGCGCGGGCCTCGTGCTCAACCCGGACCGCTACGCCGATTCGCTGACCGGCGCCCACGTCAAGCTGCCCGACGACATCACGGCCGGGATGACCGAGGTGAGCGTCGACTACGACATCCGGGTCGACCCCGCCAACGTCGGCGACCACCACCTGTGGAGCTTCGGCCGCAAGACCGGCTGCGAGGCGACGGCCAACAGCGCCTACGCGGGCTCGATCTTCGGCTCGGCGACCGGGCGGCTGCGCACCGGCCTGAGCGCGACCACGCCGACCACCGGCGCGAGCGTCCAGCGCTCGGCCACCTACGGCCTGCGCGAGGGCGTCTGGAAGCACCTCACCTACACGCAGCAGCGCAACGCCGGCGGCACGAGCTGGACCGGGATCCTCTACGAGGACGGAGTCGAGATCGGCCGCACGACGAACCTCACGGTCGCGCCGAGCGTGAACGCCGCGGGCACCAACTGCAACTTCCTCGGCCGCTCGCAGGTGCCGACGCACTACGCGCTGCGCGGGACGCTGCGCAACTTCCGCGTGTATGACCGGGCGCTCACGCCCGACGAGACGATCGCGCTGTCGGGGCTCGCGGGTGCCGACGGCGCCCGGGCGGACGCCGCCGCGCTCGACCTGGGCCTGACGAGCGCGGTCGTCGAGAACCTCGCGTTGCCGGCGTTCGGCTCGGAGGCCGGCTCGCGGATCAGCTGGAGCACGTCCGATCCCGCGGTCGTTACCGCCAAGGGTGTCATCACGCGTCCCGCCCGCGGGCGGAGCGCGGCTCGGGCGACGCTCACCGCGCGCCTCACCAAGGGCCACGACGTCGCGACGCGGACGATCGAGATCACGGTCCCGGCCGAGTTCGACGACCCGCAGGCGGTGGCCCGCGACCACGCCGACCTCGCGCTCGCGGGGCTCGACGACGTCCGCGGCCACCTCACGCTGCCGGCCACGGGCCGCTTCGGGTCGACGATCACCTGGGCGGCGACGCCGTGGGTGATCACGCCGACGGGCGAGGTCACCCGACCCGCGTACGGGCGCCCCGACGTGCCGGTCACCCTGACCGCGACCGTCACCAAGGGCTCGGCGACCCAGGCCAAGACGTTCACGGCCACGGTCAAGGCCAAGCCGCGCGCGGAGGACCCCGAGCGCTACTTCCTCGGCCACTTCACCGGCGAGGGCACGGCCGACGGCGAGCAGCTGCGCTTCTCGATCTCGACCGGCAACAGCGCGCTCGACTGGGTCGGCCTGGCGGGCGGTCGGCCGTCGCTGGTCTCGCAGCTCGGTGACCAGGGACTGCGTGACCCGTTCATCATCCGCTCGCCCGAAGGCGACACGTTCTACATGATCGCCACGGACCTGAACTGGTTCAACCGCAACCGCGACTACCAGATCAACGACACCCAGCACATCGAGGTCTTCGAGTCCCACGACCTCGTCAACTGGTCGCCGCAGCGGCACGTGAAGGTCGCGCCCGACAACGCCGGCAACGCCTTCGCGCCCGAGGCCTACTGGGACGACTCGATCCAGGCCTACGTCGTCTTCTGGGCGCAGGCCATGTGGCGCGATCCGGTCAACCGGACGAACCCGGGCAACCAGCAGATGTGGTACACGACGACGCGCGACTTCCGCACCTTCGCCCCGGCCAAGGTGTGGCAGGACCCGTACCCGCTGTCGCGGATCGACACGACCGTGATCAAGGTCGGAGCGCAGTACTACCGCTTCACCAAGAACGAGGCGGGGAACGCCGGCTCGGACATCTTCTCGGAGAAGCACACGGACCTGCGGGACGCGGACCTGTCGCACTGGACGCCCGTCGCGCCGGGCATCGGCCGGCCGACGTGGGTCGCCAACCAGGGGTACGAGGGGCCGGTGGTGTTCAAGGCCAACCCGGGCGACACGGCGTGCCCGTCGCAGTTCTACTTCTGGGCGGACCGCTACACGAACGGCGGCGGCTACCAGCTGTCGTGCAGCGCCGACATCGAGGCGCCCGTGTGGACGCCGAAGACGCCGCGCTTCACCAACACCGGCACCGTCCGCCACGGGACGGTGACGCCGCTGACCCTGCGCGAGTGGAACCGCGTGCTCGGCAGCCCGAGCCCCGCCGTCGCGACGACGACGGAGCTCGCGCTGTCCGCGCCGACCGTCCCGCAGGGCGATGCCGTCACGGCCACCGTGACGGTGCGCGCGGCGGACGGCTACGAGGTCGGCGGGCGCGTCCGTCTCTCCGCGCCGGGGTGGGAGGAGACGGTGTACGTGGAGGACGGCGTGGCCTCCGCTTCCGTCCCGGCCGGCTCCGCGACGGGCACACGGGCGGTCAAGGCCGAGTTCCTCGGCCACGACGTCCTCACGGCGTCGGAGGACATCGGGTCGACGTTCGTGACCCCGAAGGTCACGGCGCCGGTCGGCGGCACGGTCCCGGCCACGCTGTCGCTGACGCTCGAGGGGTCCGCCGACTTCGGGGCCTTCACGCCCGGCGTGGCGGACGAGTACACCGCCTCGACCCGCGCCACCGTGACCTCGAGCGCGGGTGACGCGGCGCTCGCCGTGTCGTCGGCCACGCTGGCCAACGGCCCGTTCCGGCTGGCGCATCCGGTCGAGGTGGCGCCGGAGCGGACCGCGTGGGCCGGCCCGGTGAGCAACGACACGTTCGCGGTCGCGTTCAAGCAGCGGATCGACGCCGCCGAGGCGCTCCGCACCGGCCGCTACCGCGCCGACGTGACGTTCACGCTGTCGACGACGACGCCGTGA
- a CDS encoding ThuA domain-containing protein — protein MGLALLTPSTAAASAKAAPADPYKVLVVTSANDDLSAAGIAAIKNAAGGDFSVTAPAPADVGGQFTAAGLDAYRAVVFLDTGQASPLTDAQRAAFEGYFKKGGGFVGVGSAVETDPSWSFLDNLLGTRASGRTEVQTGTVKVFDRVHDASKNLPEYWDRKDAFYNFKKDVRGLSHVLASVVEDPFGPQPQGQVLDGIAGGTMGANHPISFCKDYLGGRAFYTGLGNTPESFDAGLTTHLKGAIAWAAGQSSPVYSDCGATVRANYQETKISAPPNLAEPVSFDQLPDGRIIQTARQGTVRLHDPVKGTTTVLADFASASLPSTMRIYTNQEDGLYGGAVDNDFATNHWVYLYYSPQTVTNVKLSTGDVVTQTTPNTNAPNAAASPTAWDPYVGYFQLSRFKLVDDGVNAPSLDLNSEQQILRVSNNRQECCHVAGDIDFDKHNNLWITTGDDTPAPGIDANGYGPFEDQLLDEQQTVRVTNATGGTFTLTFNGQTTEPLAYNATAAQVDAALEALSNVGANNIQTSGGPVNTGNVNVFFRRALQQSDQAQITASGTALTGNAPTVATTTAQVGGWYQRPTGDDRRSTLNSNDLRGKLLRIHVKDSIGATDANKADLGGGAGAYTVPSGNLFPLVGGAPQDRTRPEIYAMGFRNPFRLQVDENDVAYVTDYSPDAQTPQRGRGPSGTGRMEIVRKPANYGYPLCYKHDLGYYRWNFREFAPGTTSLGTPLDSTPTPIDCGADKLINDSRWVRDGGPSFEPGLRELPPVTDPEIWYSYRDNNTTQPLGTPCAAYYAPTPGPIAPGSTTECPRLFPELYTGGVGPHGAVKYHFDASNPATKKFPAYYDNSVFLGEYTQDTLREIKLDAQNRILKINSLLDCGQANIANPAFDMECDNPMDIQFGKDGSLYLMTYGDSYYAANPDAGLYRFDYVKGQRAPKAVLSTDKTDGALPLTVQFTGSGSSDADPGDSIRYEWDFGDGSPISEEANPSHVYTKAGRYNAVLTVYDSSGQKTATSTIITAGNTAPTVQVIAPIAGGLFTFGDTIQYKVVVTDPDEPSIDCKDVQVTFVLGHDSHGHGEQTGNGCTGFLQTIAADVSHGGNVFGIISAQYADKGGSGGAAPSLTGYGQNQIRQKHTEVEFVLNQAGTSTASNTDGGAGVHRSGIGATDWLQLNGPINLQQIDKVDFRYADAAAGRTAGSPLVAIDLRQDSITGPVIATANLTSTGGTGTWATTSVPLANVNAGAHELFLTFRTVTGGATGNNLFNLNWLEFGGNGVTVQSTSTTGDAGGTVASTLSLTLGAPATLGPFVPGVAKPYTGSTTANVISTAGEATLSVADPSATATGHLVNGAFALPAALQVKAASPLGTGGAFADVGGASAPTAVLTYGAPVTNDSATVTFQQQIGEKDALRTGSYSKALTFTLSTTTP, from the coding sequence ATGGGGCTGGCTTTGCTGACGCCGTCGACGGCGGCCGCCAGTGCCAAGGCCGCGCCGGCTGACCCATACAAGGTCCTCGTCGTCACCAGTGCGAACGATGATCTCAGCGCCGCGGGCATCGCGGCGATCAAGAACGCGGCTGGTGGTGACTTCAGCGTCACCGCGCCCGCCCCGGCGGACGTTGGTGGGCAGTTCACGGCCGCCGGCCTGGACGCATATCGCGCGGTCGTCTTCCTCGACACGGGCCAGGCGAGCCCGCTCACCGACGCGCAGCGCGCGGCGTTCGAGGGCTACTTCAAGAAAGGCGGCGGCTTCGTCGGCGTCGGCTCCGCCGTCGAGACGGACCCGAGCTGGTCGTTCCTCGACAACCTGCTGGGCACCCGCGCCTCGGGTCGCACCGAGGTGCAGACCGGCACCGTGAAGGTCTTCGACCGCGTTCATGACGCGAGCAAGAACCTGCCGGAGTACTGGGACCGCAAGGACGCCTTCTACAACTTCAAGAAGGACGTGCGAGGCCTCTCGCACGTGCTGGCGTCGGTGGTCGAGGATCCGTTCGGTCCGCAGCCGCAGGGCCAGGTGCTCGACGGCATCGCCGGCGGCACGATGGGCGCGAACCACCCGATCTCGTTCTGCAAGGACTACCTGGGCGGCCGCGCGTTCTACACCGGCCTGGGCAACACGCCCGAGAGCTTCGACGCCGGCCTGACGACGCACCTGAAGGGCGCGATCGCCTGGGCCGCCGGCCAGTCGAGCCCGGTCTACAGCGACTGCGGCGCGACCGTCCGCGCGAACTACCAGGAGACCAAGATCTCCGCCCCGCCGAACCTCGCCGAGCCGGTCAGCTTCGACCAGCTCCCGGACGGCCGCATCATCCAGACCGCCCGTCAGGGCACCGTGCGCCTGCACGACCCCGTCAAGGGCACCACGACGGTCCTCGCCGACTTCGCCTCGGCGAGCCTGCCGTCGACCATGCGGATCTACACCAACCAGGAGGACGGCCTGTACGGCGGCGCGGTCGACAACGACTTCGCCACCAACCACTGGGTCTACCTCTACTACTCGCCGCAGACGGTCACGAACGTGAAGCTGTCGACCGGTGACGTGGTCACGCAGACCACGCCGAACACGAACGCGCCCAACGCGGCCGCCTCGCCGACGGCGTGGGACCCGTACGTGGGCTACTTCCAGCTTTCGCGCTTCAAGCTCGTCGACGACGGCGTCAACGCGCCCTCCCTCGACCTGAACTCCGAGCAGCAGATCCTGCGGGTCAGCAACAACCGCCAGGAGTGCTGCCACGTCGCGGGCGACATCGACTTCGACAAGCACAACAACCTGTGGATCACGACGGGTGACGACACGCCGGCGCCGGGCATCGACGCCAACGGCTACGGCCCGTTCGAGGACCAGCTGCTCGACGAGCAGCAGACCGTGCGCGTGACCAACGCGACCGGCGGCACCTTCACGCTCACGTTCAACGGTCAGACGACCGAGCCGCTCGCCTACAACGCGACGGCCGCCCAGGTCGACGCCGCCCTCGAGGCGCTCTCGAACGTCGGCGCCAACAACATCCAGACCAGCGGCGGACCGGTCAACACCGGCAACGTCAACGTGTTCTTCCGGCGCGCGCTGCAGCAGTCCGACCAGGCGCAGATCACGGCCTCGGGCACCGCGCTGACCGGCAACGCGCCGACCGTGGCGACGACCACGGCCCAGGTGGGCGGCTGGTACCAGCGCCCGACCGGCGACGACCGCCGCTCGACGCTCAACTCCAACGACCTCCGCGGCAAGCTGCTGCGGATCCACGTCAAGGACTCGATCGGGGCGACCGACGCGAACAAGGCCGACCTCGGCGGCGGGGCCGGCGCGTACACCGTGCCCTCCGGCAACCTGTTCCCGCTCGTCGGCGGCGCGCCGCAGGACCGCACGCGCCCCGAGATCTACGCGATGGGCTTCCGCAACCCGTTCCGCCTGCAGGTCGACGAGAACGACGTCGCCTACGTGACGGACTACTCGCCGGACGCGCAGACGCCGCAGCGCGGCCGCGGCCCGTCGGGCACCGGCCGCATGGAGATCGTCCGCAAGCCCGCCAACTACGGCTATCCCCTCTGCTACAAGCACGACCTCGGCTACTACCGCTGGAACTTCCGCGAGTTCGCGCCCGGCACGACCTCGCTGGGCACGCCGCTCGACAGCACGCCGACGCCGATCGACTGCGGCGCCGACAAGCTGATCAACGACTCGCGCTGGGTGCGCGACGGCGGCCCGAGCTTCGAGCCCGGCTTGCGTGAGCTGCCCCCGGTGACCGATCCGGAGATCTGGTACTCGTACCGCGACAACAACACGACGCAGCCGCTCGGCACGCCGTGCGCCGCGTACTACGCGCCCACGCCCGGCCCGATCGCGCCCGGCTCCACCACCGAGTGCCCGCGCCTGTTCCCCGAGCTCTACACGGGCGGCGTCGGCCCGCACGGCGCGGTCAAGTACCACTTCGACGCGAGCAACCCGGCCACCAAGAAGTTCCCGGCCTACTACGACAACTCGGTGTTCCTGGGCGAGTACACGCAGGACACGCTGCGCGAGATCAAGCTCGACGCGCAGAACCGGATCCTGAAGATCAACAGCCTCCTCGACTGCGGCCAGGCGAACATCGCCAACCCCGCATTCGACATGGAGTGCGACAACCCGATGGACATCCAGTTCGGCAAGGACGGCTCGCTGTACCTGATGACGTACGGGGACAGCTACTACGCCGCCAACCCGGACGCCGGCCTGTACCGCTTCGACTACGTCAAGGGCCAGCGCGCGCCCAAGGCGGTGCTGTCCACGGACAAGACCGACGGCGCGCTGCCGCTGACGGTCCAGTTCACGGGCTCGGGCTCCAGCGACGCGGACCCGGGCGACTCGATCCGCTACGAGTGGGACTTCGGTGACGGCTCGCCGATCTCCGAGGAAGCCAACCCGTCGCACGTCTACACCAAGGCCGGCCGCTACAACGCCGTCCTGACCGTCTACGACTCGTCCGGCCAGAAGACCGCGACGAGCACGATCATCACCGCGGGCAACACCGCCCCGACGGTCCAGGTGATCGCGCCGATCGCCGGCGGCCTGTTCACCTTCGGGGACACGATCCAGTACAAGGTCGTCGTCACCGATCCCGACGAGCCGTCGATCGACTGCAAGGACGTCCAGGTGACGTTCGTGCTCGGCCACGACTCGCACGGCCACGGCGAGCAGACCGGCAACGGCTGCACGGGCTTCCTGCAGACGATCGCCGCCGACGTGTCGCACGGCGGCAACGTCTTCGGGATCATCAGCGCGCAGTACGCCGACAAGGGCGGCTCCGGCGGTGCCGCGCCGTCGCTGACCGGCTACGGGCAGAACCAGATCCGGCAGAAGCACACCGAGGTCGAGTTCGTCCTCAACCAGGCCGGCACGTCCACCGCGTCCAACACCGACGGCGGCGCCGGCGTGCACCGCAGCGGCATCGGGGCGACCGACTGGCTGCAGCTCAACGGCCCGATCAACCTGCAGCAGATCGACAAGGTCGACTTCCGCTACGCGGACGCGGCGGCGGGTCGCACCGCCGGCAGCCCGCTGGTGGCGATCGACCTGCGGCAGGACTCGATCACGGGTCCCGTCATCGCCACGGCCAACCTCACCTCCACCGGTGGGACGGGCACGTGGGCCACGACGAGCGTGCCGCTGGCGAACGTCAACGCCGGCGCGCACGAGCTGTTCCTGACGTTCCGCACGGTCACGGGCGGTGCCACGGGCAACAACCTGTTCAACCTCAACTGGCTCGAGTTCGGCGGCAACGGCGTCACGGTCCAGTCGACGAGCACCACCGGTGACGCCGGCGGCACGGTCGCGAGCACGCTGTCGCTCACGCTCGGCGCGCCGGCGACGCTCGGGCCGTTCGTCCCGGGTGTGGCCAAGCCGTACACCGGGTCGACGACGGCCAACGTGATCTCGACCGCGGGTGAGGCGACGCTCAGCGTCGCGGACCCGTCGGCGACCGCGACCGGCCACCTCGTCAACGGCGCGTTCGCGCTGCCGGCGGCGCTGCAGGTGAAGGCCGCCAGCCCCCTCGGGACCGGCGGCGCCTTCGCCGACGTCGGCGGGGCCTCGGCTCCGACCGCCGTGCTGACCTACGGCGCGCCCGTGACCAACGACTCGGCCACGGTCACGTTCCAGCAGCAGATCGGTGAGAAGGACGCGCTGCGCACCGGCAGCTACTCGAAGGCGTTGACCTTCACCTTGTCCACCACGACCCCGTAG
- a CDS encoding ThuA domain-containing protein: MFIRAAAAAAVGAVLIAAPPAGAQSTDTSPPVVSVGNTPSAPAQRNGDPVNGVAPVSTSTGNGNWFTAAGVTLQLSATDDVGVTRLEYSLDAGATWVSLPATGGSTTPITNEGQNSVRVRAFDAAGNIARGTAANTTLNQAAAAGATAVRLASTSGRVVGDEVVLEPGTANEESVRIASIPSPAPASPNPNVTLSAPLTKAHAAAAAVTTYPQFRSVAVNIDTRRPTATFPAQVVNNRIGHGAANVSVTRVDPTPGSGGTAVRETWLDGQWAYPLPLDASKLSLGKHTWTLLMTDNAGNGNKVTLTFLVTTSIADLDALLAKWGTTGTIPAATVTTLRAQVAQAKAASDGGDKVAAISALDAFRGQLGTVANAAARNTLITDTNDVIRQLRGIADDPAPADLGVTEAPATGQPRHLFVPPSAPVRNAKPAFKVLVFSNRAGDGSFRHPAIEDAEVMIQELGREKNFDVDVWDPQYPNAGPADTPFSSAANLAQYKVIIGDSSVGNTVLNPAYKMKDGTVVNEQLAFQQYIQAGGGYIASHAANDSLHNWGWYKDFLGGLFVSHPSNQSGFGTDCGSCYWVEVTNEDPSHPSMAAAGVPKVAAVADELYHFDRKPRGYVHVLQTLNEDTYKTAMGVSASAGQLEGGDHPISWCSNYDGGREWSQVLGHNWELYKTAWFRESFYQGILTAGGLKYANCVSHQEVKTLLATLKASGGITDAAATAGTTAVQAAFDKYNTLDKAQISASLGDIAALNTLAQDPASGDAASRGKLVAKAAELKQWMLVLLGAQDVSGGATGTVPATLSLALGTPPSFGAFVPGVATTYTAGSKATVISTAGDATLSVADASPTATGKLVNGSFSLASPVQVKATSAAGAGAALANVAGTSAPTPVLTYSGPVSNDEVTLSYAQAIGVNEALRTGSYSKTFTYTLSTTTP; the protein is encoded by the coding sequence TTGTTCATACGTGCAGCAGCGGCCGCCGCAGTCGGCGCCGTCTTGATCGCCGCGCCGCCCGCCGGCGCGCAGTCCACGGACACCAGCCCGCCCGTGGTGTCGGTCGGCAACACGCCGTCCGCCCCCGCGCAGCGCAACGGCGACCCCGTCAACGGCGTCGCGCCCGTCTCGACCTCGACCGGCAATGGCAACTGGTTCACCGCCGCCGGTGTGACGCTGCAGCTGTCGGCCACCGACGACGTCGGGGTCACGCGCCTCGAGTACTCGCTCGACGCCGGCGCCACCTGGGTCAGCCTGCCGGCCACCGGCGGCTCGACCACGCCGATCACCAACGAGGGCCAGAACAGCGTCCGCGTGCGGGCGTTCGACGCGGCCGGCAACATCGCCCGCGGCACCGCTGCCAACACGACCCTCAACCAGGCCGCCGCGGCCGGCGCGACCGCCGTCCGGCTGGCGAGCACGAGCGGCCGCGTCGTCGGCGACGAGGTCGTCCTCGAGCCGGGCACGGCCAACGAGGAGAGCGTGCGGATCGCGTCGATCCCCTCGCCCGCCCCGGCTTCACCCAACCCGAACGTGACGCTGTCCGCGCCGCTCACCAAGGCTCACGCCGCGGCCGCCGCGGTCACGACCTACCCCCAGTTCCGCTCGGTCGCGGTCAACATCGACACGCGCCGCCCGACGGCGACGTTCCCGGCCCAGGTCGTCAACAACCGGATCGGCCACGGCGCCGCCAACGTCAGCGTCACGCGCGTGGACCCGACGCCGGGCTCCGGCGGCACCGCGGTGCGCGAGACGTGGCTCGACGGCCAGTGGGCGTACCCGCTGCCGCTCGACGCCTCCAAGCTCTCGCTCGGCAAGCACACGTGGACGCTGCTGATGACCGACAACGCCGGCAACGGCAACAAGGTCACGCTCACCTTCCTCGTCACCACCTCGATCGCCGACCTCGACGCGCTGCTCGCGAAGTGGGGCACCACCGGGACCATCCCCGCGGCGACGGTCACGACGCTCCGGGCGCAGGTCGCCCAGGCCAAGGCCGCGAGCGACGGCGGCGACAAGGTGGCCGCGATCAGCGCGCTCGACGCCTTCCGCGGCCAGCTCGGCACCGTCGCCAACGCGGCGGCCCGTAACACGCTCATCACCGACACGAACGATGTGATCCGTCAGCTCCGCGGGATCGCCGACGACCCGGCGCCCGCCGACCTCGGCGTCACCGAGGCCCCCGCCACGGGCCAGCCGCGCCACCTCTTCGTGCCGCCGTCCGCGCCGGTGCGCAACGCCAAGCCGGCGTTCAAGGTCCTGGTGTTCTCCAACCGCGCCGGTGACGGCTCGTTCCGCCATCCGGCGATCGAGGACGCCGAGGTGATGATCCAGGAGCTCGGCCGCGAGAAGAACTTCGACGTCGACGTCTGGGACCCGCAGTACCCGAACGCCGGCCCGGCGGACACGCCGTTCTCCAGCGCCGCCAACCTCGCGCAGTACAAGGTCATCATCGGCGACTCGTCGGTCGGCAACACCGTGCTCAACCCGGCCTACAAGATGAAGGACGGCACGGTCGTCAACGAGCAGCTCGCGTTCCAGCAGTACATCCAGGCCGGCGGCGGCTACATCGCGTCGCACGCCGCCAACGACTCGCTCCACAACTGGGGCTGGTACAAGGACTTCCTCGGCGGCCTGTTCGTCTCGCACCCCTCCAACCAGAGCGGCTTCGGCACCGACTGCGGCTCCTGCTACTGGGTCGAGGTCACCAACGAGGATCCGTCGCACCCGTCGATGGCGGCCGCGGGCGTCCCGAAGGTCGCGGCGGTCGCGGACGAGCTCTACCACTTCGACCGCAAGCCGCGCGGCTACGTGCACGTGCTGCAGACGCTCAACGAGGACACCTACAAGACCGCGATGGGCGTGTCGGCGTCCGCCGGGCAGCTCGAGGGCGGCGATCACCCGATCTCCTGGTGCTCGAACTACGACGGCGGCCGCGAGTGGTCGCAGGTGCTCGGCCACAACTGGGAGCTCTACAAGACCGCGTGGTTCCGCGAGAGCTTCTACCAGGGCATCCTGACCGCCGGTGGCCTCAAGTACGCGAACTGCGTCAGCCACCAGGAGGTCAAGACGCTGCTGGCGACGCTGAAGGCCTCGGGTGGCATCACCGACGCCGCCGCCACGGCGGGGACGACCGCGGTGCAGGCCGCCTTCGACAAGTACAACACGCTCGACAAGGCGCAGATCTCGGCCTCGCTGGGTGACATCGCGGCGCTCAACACGCTGGCGCAGGACCCGGCCAGCGGCGACGCCGCCTCCCGCGGCAAGCTCGTGGCCAAGGCCGCCGAGCTCAAGCAGTGGATGCTCGTGCTGCTCGGCGCGCAGGACGTCAGCGGTGGCGCGACCGGCACCGTGCCGGCCACGCTGTCGCTCGCGCTCGGCACCCCGCCGAGCTTCGGGGCGTTCGTCCCCGGCGTCGCGACCACGTACACGGCCGGCTCGAAGGCGACCGTGATCTCGACCGCCGGTGACGCGACGCTGAGCGTCGCCGACGCCTCCCCGACGGCCACCGGCAAGCTCGTCAACGGCTCGTTCTCCCTTGCCAGCCCGGTCCAGGTCAAGGCGACCTCGGCGGCCGGCGCGGGCGCGGCCCTGGCCAACGTCGCCGGCACGTCGGCGCCGACGCCCGTGCTGACCTACAGCGGCCCGGTGAGCAACGACGAGGTGACGCTGTCGTACGCGCAGGCGATCGGCGTCAACGAGGCGCTGCGCACCGGCAGCTACTCGAAGACGTTCACCTACACGCTGTCCACCACGACCCCCTGA